In Sphingobium amiense, a genomic segment contains:
- the addA gene encoding double-strand break repair helicase AddA, with amino-acid sequence MAATMAKRPSPLQKLLGTQARAAAPDAHVWLSASAGTGKTHVLTARVFRLLLQGVRPENILCLTFTKAGAAEMADRIHDRLAAWVQMDGPSLAADLLALGEDHGPDMQEQARRLFAEVLESTGGGLRIQTIHGFCQQLLAGFPLEAELAPGFRPLDQREQSALARQSLADLAVRAEERKDDALIAALQAISLRLGEGGAEQFLLRCAARAEAMDALPADIAPWLAAEMDLPDGDVDAWLADRCGDDRFDMRTLDALTRANADWGTARALERCDRIAAWRALDPAARAAGLADLHRAWAKADGGIIDAKGWVPPVDGYAELAARLHGACGELLATKLRADYAALLAQALHAGRAYARSYAEAKRLAGAVDFDDLIARTAALLERDGIAEWIRYKLDQRIDHILVDEAQDTNAAQWRIVRTLAAEFFAGEGAKGDRVRTIFTVGDFKQAIFGFQGTSPQNFAAAQILFERDAGDAGHSFFNLSLDRSFRSTPAVLDVVDRTIATVQAERLGLEPGEVRHDSANRHPGEVQLWKPVVAHLNEDAEGEEDWAADQERVLAARIARQVREWIDTDLMLESRGRPVRAGDIMILVRRRSELARLIVARLYEEKVAVAGIDRLRLNAPLAVRDLLAALRFAVQPEDELNLAALLVSPLIGWTQDELMQRLIRRKAGLWRHLTRTLDEAALRPLRDLLGMADLTTPYRYLEAILSGPMDGRRRLIERLGTEAADPVEELLNAALAFEGDEHPSLQRFIDWFDRGEVEIVRDAAGQGDMLRLLTVHGAKGLQAPIVILADACLDPDAGNRADSLEWNGLPILAPRKAERQGPIGEVAEAAARVEREEHWRLLYVALTRAEEKLIVAGSLGPRAKGEVKPESWFAAVEGAMVSLGAEWEADPLWGAVRRWRGHEQLAPRRAEAEVATSAVEVEPPAWLRRPAPAEARPPRPLAPSAQVEDDVPYPPPTPAMRDAAERGRLLHSLFERLPDLPPERRREAADRWLTQQGQGDAAQRSGLVEQALRVIEAPAFADLFGPHALAEAPIAAVVGEAVIAGTVDRLCIGEDRVQFVDFKTGRVAPLTLDEVPGAHIRQMAAYAAALGAIFPGRAIEAGLLYTSAPRLIALPPALLKAHKPGFVGAQQTLPLPPVEPGVQPS; translated from the coding sequence ATGGCCGCGACGATGGCTAAACGGCCCAGTCCCTTGCAGAAGCTGCTCGGCACGCAGGCCCGCGCCGCCGCCCCGGACGCGCATGTCTGGCTGTCGGCATCGGCAGGCACAGGCAAGACCCATGTGCTGACGGCGCGGGTCTTTCGCCTGCTGCTGCAGGGCGTGCGCCCGGAAAATATCCTCTGCCTGACCTTCACCAAGGCGGGCGCGGCGGAAATGGCCGACCGCATCCATGACCGGCTCGCGGCATGGGTGCAGATGGACGGCCCTTCGCTCGCCGCCGATCTTCTGGCGCTGGGCGAGGATCACGGGCCGGACATGCAGGAACAGGCGCGCCGCCTCTTCGCCGAAGTGCTCGAATCGACAGGCGGAGGTCTGCGCATCCAGACCATCCACGGCTTCTGCCAGCAATTGCTGGCGGGTTTCCCTCTGGAGGCGGAGCTGGCCCCCGGCTTCCGCCCGCTCGACCAGCGTGAGCAGTCGGCGCTCGCGCGGCAAAGCCTTGCCGATCTGGCGGTTCGTGCGGAGGAAAGGAAGGACGATGCCCTCATCGCAGCGCTTCAGGCGATCAGCCTGCGGCTGGGCGAAGGCGGTGCAGAACAGTTCCTGCTGCGATGCGCCGCGCGGGCCGAAGCGATGGACGCACTGCCCGCCGACATCGCGCCATGGCTGGCGGCGGAGATGGATCTGCCGGACGGCGACGTGGACGCATGGCTGGCGGACCGGTGCGGCGACGACCGGTTCGACATGCGGACGCTCGACGCGCTCACCCGCGCCAATGCGGACTGGGGCACGGCGCGGGCGCTGGAGCGTTGCGACCGGATCGCGGCATGGCGGGCGCTCGACCCCGCAGCGCGGGCAGCGGGCCTTGCCGACCTGCATCGCGCATGGGCGAAGGCCGATGGCGGGATCATCGACGCCAAAGGATGGGTGCCGCCGGTCGACGGCTATGCCGAGCTTGCCGCCCGGCTGCACGGCGCATGCGGCGAACTGCTGGCCACGAAACTCCGTGCCGATTATGCCGCCCTGCTGGCGCAGGCGCTCCATGCGGGCCGCGCCTATGCCCGCTCCTATGCCGAAGCGAAGCGGCTGGCGGGCGCGGTCGATTTCGACGATTTGATCGCACGGACGGCGGCGCTGCTGGAGCGCGACGGAATCGCGGAATGGATACGCTACAAGCTCGACCAGCGGATCGACCACATCCTTGTCGATGAAGCGCAGGACACCAACGCCGCGCAATGGCGGATCGTGCGGACGCTGGCGGCGGAGTTCTTCGCGGGCGAGGGCGCGAAGGGCGACAGGGTGCGCACCATCTTCACCGTCGGCGATTTCAAGCAGGCGATCTTCGGCTTTCAGGGCACCAGTCCGCAGAATTTCGCCGCCGCGCAGATCCTGTTCGAGCGGGATGCGGGCGACGCCGGACATTCCTTCTTCAACCTCTCTCTCGACCGCAGCTTCCGCTCCACGCCCGCCGTGCTCGACGTGGTGGACCGCACCATCGCGACCGTGCAGGCGGAACGGCTGGGGCTGGAGCCGGGCGAGGTGCGGCACGACAGCGCCAATCGCCATCCCGGCGAGGTTCAGCTCTGGAAACCTGTCGTCGCGCACCTCAACGAAGATGCCGAGGGTGAGGAGGACTGGGCGGCGGATCAGGAACGGGTGCTCGCGGCGCGGATCGCGCGGCAAGTTCGGGAATGGATCGACACCGACCTGATGCTGGAAAGCCGGGGCAGGCCTGTCCGCGCAGGCGACATCATGATTCTGGTGCGCCGCCGCAGCGAATTGGCCCGGCTCATCGTCGCGCGGCTCTATGAGGAAAAAGTCGCAGTCGCAGGCATCGACCGGCTCCGGCTCAACGCGCCGCTCGCCGTGCGCGACTTGCTGGCGGCTCTGCGCTTTGCGGTGCAGCCGGAAGATGAGCTGAACCTTGCGGCGCTGCTCGTGTCGCCGTTGATCGGGTGGACGCAGGACGAACTGATGCAGCGGCTGATCCGCCGCAAAGCGGGCCTGTGGAGACACCTGACCCGGACGCTGGACGAAGCGGCTTTGCGGCCGCTGCGCGATCTGCTGGGCATGGCTGACCTGACCACGCCCTATCGCTATCTGGAAGCGATCCTGTCGGGGCCGATGGACGGGCGGCGACGGCTGATCGAGCGGCTGGGCACCGAAGCGGCGGACCCTGTCGAAGAACTGCTAAACGCGGCGCTCGCCTTCGAAGGCGACGAGCATCCCTCGCTTCAGCGCTTCATCGACTGGTTCGACCGGGGCGAGGTGGAAATCGTGCGCGACGCGGCGGGGCAGGGGGACATGCTGCGGCTGCTGACCGTCCATGGCGCAAAGGGATTGCAGGCGCCCATCGTCATCCTCGCCGACGCCTGCCTCGATCCCGATGCGGGGAACAGGGCCGATTCGCTGGAATGGAACGGCCTGCCCATCCTCGCCCCGAGAAAGGCGGAGCGGCAGGGACCGATCGGCGAGGTGGCCGAAGCGGCGGCGCGGGTCGAGCGCGAGGAGCATTGGCGGCTGCTCTACGTCGCGCTGACGCGGGCGGAGGAAAAGCTGATTGTCGCGGGATCGCTCGGGCCGCGCGCCAAGGGCGAGGTGAAGCCCGAAAGCTGGTTCGCGGCGGTCGAGGGCGCGATGGTGTCGCTGGGCGCGGAGTGGGAAGCCGATCCGCTCTGGGGCGCGGTGCGGCGGTGGCGCGGTCATGAACAGCTTGCGCCCCGGCGCGCGGAGGCGGAGGTCGCGACGTCTGCGGTGGAGGTCGAACCGCCTGCGTGGCTGCGTCGCCCCGCACCGGCGGAAGCGCGCCCGCCAAGGCCGCTCGCACCCTCGGCGCAGGTGGAGGACGATGTGCCTTATCCGCCGCCCACCCCGGCCATGCGCGACGCGGCGGAGCGTGGACGCCTGCTCCATTCGCTCTTCGAACGCTTGCCGGACCTTCCGCCCGAACGGCGTCGGGAGGCAGCGGACCGCTGGCTGACGCAGCAGGGGCAGGGCGACGCCGCGCAGCGCTCCGGCCTTGTCGAACAGGCGTTGCGGGTGATTGAGGCGCCCGCCTTCGCCGATCTTTTCGGTCCCCACGCCCTTGCCGAAGCGCCCATCGCGGCGGTCGTCGGCGAAGCGGTGATCGCGGGCACGGTCGACCGGCTCTGCATCGGCGAGGATCGCGTCCAGTTCGTCGATTTCAAGACGGGGCGGGTGGCTCCGCTGACGCTGGATGAAGTGCCGGGCGCGCATATCCGGCAGATGGCGGCCTATGCCGCCGCGCTTGGCGCGATCTTCCCCGGACGGGCCATCGAGGCGGGCCTGCTTTACACCAGCGCACCGCGTCTCATCGCTTTGCCCCCGGCCCTGCTCAAAGCGCACAAGCCCGGCTTTGTTGGCGCGCAGCAAACTTTGCCCCTGCCGCCCGTTGAGCCGGGCGTGCAGCCATCCTAG
- the trxA gene encoding thioredoxin TrxA — protein sequence MATKAVTDASFKTDVIDADKPVLVDFWAEWCGPCKMIGPALEEISDELADKVTIAKINIDENPEAPGQYGVRGIPTMILFKNGEAAATKVGAAPKSALKGWIESVL from the coding sequence ATGGCCACCAAGGCAGTTACCGACGCCAGCTTCAAGACCGACGTGATTGATGCCGACAAGCCCGTGCTCGTCGATTTCTGGGCGGAATGGTGTGGCCCTTGCAAGATGATCGGCCCGGCTCTGGAAGAGATTTCGGACGAACTGGCGGACAAGGTGACGATCGCCAAGATCAACATCGACGAGAACCCCGAAGCGCCCGGCCAATATGGCGTGCGCGGCATTCCGACGATGATCCTGTTCAAGAATGGCGAAGCCGCCGCCACCAAGGTCGGCGCAGCGCCCAAGAGCGCGCTCAAGGGCTGGATCGAAAGCGTCCTCTAA
- a CDS encoding inositol monophosphatase family protein — protein MMLELHDPVVSLMRQVGCDVVMPRYRNLAADEVSEKAADDFVTIADKESELRLAEGLAAILPEAGIIGEEACAADPAILDRAGEGLNWIIDPIDGTGNFASGNPPFGIMIALSDGGTTLAGWILDPLTGRLCHAMLGGGSHIDGEKVRARESGQALPIAALAVYFMTGEERADIQARAKDRFTLVDIPRCAAEQYPRLVLGQNDVSVFARTLPWDHAAGTLFLNEAGGCCQRLDGSAYRVGDTRRGLLGASSPRLWDQAADILIRQG, from the coding sequence TTGATGCTGGAACTGCACGATCCGGTCGTGTCCCTGATGCGTCAGGTCGGGTGCGACGTCGTGATGCCGCGCTACCGCAATCTTGCCGCCGATGAGGTCAGTGAGAAGGCGGCCGACGATTTCGTCACCATCGCCGACAAAGAGAGCGAACTGCGCCTTGCCGAAGGGCTGGCCGCGATCCTGCCCGAAGCCGGGATCATCGGCGAGGAAGCGTGCGCCGCCGACCCCGCCATCCTCGACCGCGCGGGCGAAGGGCTGAACTGGATCATCGACCCTATCGACGGCACCGGCAATTTCGCGAGCGGCAATCCACCCTTCGGCATCATGATCGCTCTCAGCGATGGCGGGACGACGCTGGCGGGATGGATACTCGATCCGCTGACGGGCCGCCTGTGCCATGCCATGCTGGGCGGCGGGAGCCATATCGACGGCGAGAAGGTGCGGGCGCGCGAGAGTGGGCAGGCTCTGCCCATCGCCGCGCTCGCCGTCTATTTCATGACCGGCGAAGAGCGCGCCGACATTCAGGCGCGCGCGAAGGACCGCTTCACACTGGTCGACATTCCCCGCTGCGCCGCCGAACAATATCCGCGCCTCGTGCTGGGACAGAATGACGTATCGGTCTTTGCCCGCACCCTGCCGTGGGATCATGCGGCGGGCACGCTGTTTCTCAACGAAGCGGGCGGATGCTGTCAGCGGCTCGACGGCAGCGCCTACCGGGTGGGTGACACGCGGCGCGGGCTGCTGGGCGCATCGTCCCCGCGCCTCTGGGATCAGGCTGCGGACATCCTGATACGCCAAGGATAA
- the argJ gene encoding bifunctional glutamate N-acetyltransferase/amino-acid acetyltransferase ArgJ: protein MTDRSPLAPAAFPSLPPVEGVTLRVARAGYKAWERCDLTYVELAQGTAVAGVTTQSKCPSPEVEWCRDAIPLGQARALVVNAGNANAFTGHRGRAAVEAIAAKVANRLDCQPSDVFISSTGVIGVPLPVDKAEAGLEAAFSAAPCGWEDAANTIGTTDTYAKGAHASALIGDTRVELVGIVKGSGMIAPDMATMLGYIFTDAAIEPGLLQQMLSAANRRTFSCITVDSDTSTSDTVLAFATGKAGNAPLSTMDDPGADAFAAALADLCRQLAHLVVRDGEGASKFIEITVDGAASDDSAHRIGLSIANSPLVKTAIAGEDANWGRVVMAIGKAGEPADRDKLSIRFGATQVATGGLAVEGYDEAPVAAHLKGQDIEIGVDLGLGDGRATIWTCDLTHGYISINADYRS, encoded by the coding sequence ATGACCGACCGTTCCCCCCTCGCCCCCGCCGCCTTTCCGTCCCTGCCGCCCGTCGAAGGCGTGACGCTCCGCGTGGCGCGCGCCGGGTACAAGGCGTGGGAACGGTGCGACCTCACCTATGTCGAACTCGCGCAAGGCACCGCGGTCGCGGGCGTTACGACGCAGAGCAAATGCCCATCCCCCGAGGTGGAATGGTGCCGCGACGCCATCCCGCTGGGGCAGGCGCGGGCGCTGGTGGTGAATGCGGGCAACGCCAACGCCTTCACCGGCCATCGCGGGCGCGCGGCGGTGGAAGCCATCGCCGCCAAGGTCGCCAATCGGCTCGACTGCCAGCCTTCGGACGTCTTCATCTCCTCGACCGGGGTGATCGGCGTGCCGCTGCCTGTCGACAAGGCCGAAGCGGGCTTGGAAGCCGCCTTCTCCGCTGCACCGTGCGGCTGGGAGGATGCCGCCAACACCATCGGCACCACCGACACCTATGCGAAGGGTGCGCATGCCTCCGCCCTGATCGGCGACACGCGCGTGGAGTTGGTCGGCATCGTCAAGGGGTCGGGCATGATCGCGCCCGATATGGCGACGATGCTGGGCTATATCTTCACCGACGCCGCCATCGAGCCGGGCCTGCTGCAACAGATGCTGTCCGCCGCCAACCGGCGCACCTTCTCCTGCATCACGGTCGACAGCGATACGTCGACCAGCGACACCGTGCTGGCCTTTGCCACCGGGAAGGCCGGGAATGCGCCGCTTTCGACCATGGACGATCCGGGCGCGGATGCTTTTGCCGCCGCCCTCGCCGACCTGTGCCGCCAGCTTGCCCATCTGGTCGTGCGGGACGGCGAAGGCGCGTCCAAATTCATCGAGATCACCGTGGACGGCGCGGCCAGCGACGACAGCGCGCACCGCATCGGCCTTTCCATCGCCAACTCGCCGCTGGTCAAGACCGCCATCGCCGGGGAAGACGCCAACTGGGGCCGCGTCGTCATGGCGATCGGCAAGGCAGGCGAACCGGCGGATAGGGACAAGCTGTCCATCCGTTTCGGCGCGACGCAGGTGGCGACCGGCGGCCTTGCGGTGGAGGGTTATGACGAAGCGCCCGTCGCCGCGCACCTAAAGGGGCAGGATATCGAGATCGGCGTGGACCTCGGCCTTGGCGACGGGCGTGCGACGATCTGGACCTGCGACCTGACGCATGGCTATATCTCGATCAACGCGGATTATCGCAGTTGA
- a CDS encoding glycosyltransferase family 39 protein, whose product MTGAALLWASLLLWFVALALATPFDHDESQYVAGAMLSGRLTIFRDFLYLQPPLHAWAYAPLAWLFPSHVLTAMRLATAFSAIGALWLIRSAQRTAGISRDSATLALMLMASTAAFQFTAGVVRNDMLPTLLLAGGTMLSLRALKERRRDLWLVAGLCLGLAISAKLNFAPVGAAVGLFLLFGDRRTGFGDAGLLAAGAGFGLVPLLLAWAAAPEAFVYGVITYGATAPHAWYAANGAGDELALLGKTAQLLLALVKGPTLIALLLIGCDRFMTRDRPRSAERRLVLWMVAGALTGAALPTPAQLQYVMPLIPPLALALGHFLDDARDWNARRRHVLLGLLSAGVVPGMIAPIGDIAAMTSRGSPVLEAEAGAEWAGSVVRHETRGATVATLSPHMMAGSGLRLDPRFAAGPFAYRTGWTVPVTQARRLHIMTPQTLSDMDAAPPAAILTGYERGTRTLPLAVDAGLIAYARRRGYRAMAMPDGTGTLYVRIPADRSPLRREARPVQAR is encoded by the coding sequence ATGACGGGCGCAGCATTGCTGTGGGCGTCGCTGCTTCTCTGGTTCGTCGCGCTGGCGCTCGCTACGCCCTTCGATCATGATGAGAGCCAATATGTCGCGGGCGCGATGCTGAGCGGGCGGCTGACGATTTTCCGGGATTTCCTCTACCTCCAGCCGCCGCTGCACGCATGGGCCTATGCCCCGCTGGCATGGCTGTTCCCGTCGCATGTGCTGACGGCGATGCGGCTGGCGACTGCGTTCAGCGCCATTGGCGCTTTGTGGCTGATCCGTTCGGCGCAGCGGACCGCAGGCATATCGCGCGACAGCGCAACCCTGGCGCTCATGCTGATGGCGTCGACCGCCGCGTTCCAGTTCACGGCGGGCGTCGTGCGCAACGACATGCTGCCGACGCTCCTGCTGGCGGGCGGGACGATGCTTTCCCTGCGCGCGCTCAAAGAGCGGCGTCGCGACCTCTGGCTGGTGGCGGGACTGTGTCTGGGCCTCGCCATTTCGGCCAAGCTCAACTTCGCGCCGGTCGGCGCTGCCGTGGGGCTTTTTCTGTTGTTCGGGGACCGGCGGACCGGGTTTGGGGACGCGGGACTGTTGGCGGCGGGCGCGGGGTTCGGTCTTGTCCCGCTCCTGTTGGCATGGGCCGCCGCGCCCGAGGCGTTCGTCTATGGCGTCATCACCTATGGCGCCACCGCGCCCCACGCATGGTATGCCGCAAACGGAGCGGGCGACGAATTGGCGCTGTTGGGAAAGACGGCCCAGCTTCTTCTGGCTCTGGTAAAGGGACCGACGCTGATCGCCCTGCTGCTGATTGGCTGCGACCGCTTCATGACCCGCGACCGGCCGCGTTCGGCGGAAAGGCGTCTGGTCCTGTGGATGGTGGCGGGCGCGCTCACAGGAGCGGCTTTACCGACCCCGGCGCAGCTTCAATATGTGATGCCGCTGATCCCGCCGCTGGCGCTGGCGCTCGGCCATTTCCTCGACGATGCGCGCGACTGGAACGCGAGGCGGCGCCACGTCCTGCTGGGACTGCTGAGCGCAGGTGTGGTTCCCGGCATGATCGCACCGATCGGCGACATCGCAGCCATGACTTCTCGCGGATCGCCCGTGCTTGAAGCCGAAGCAGGCGCGGAATGGGCGGGCAGCGTCGTTCGCCACGAAACGCGCGGGGCCACCGTCGCTACCCTGTCGCCGCATATGATGGCGGGCAGCGGGCTGCGGCTCGATCCCCGTTTCGCTGCGGGGCCGTTCGCTTACCGCACCGGCTGGACGGTCCCCGTAACGCAGGCGCGTCGGCTGCACATCATGACGCCGCAGACGCTTTCGGATATGGATGCCGCCCCTCCGGCGGCGATCCTGACGGGCTATGAGCGCGGCACCCGGACCCTTCCCCTCGCAGTCGATGCGGGCCTCATCGCTTATGCGCGGCGGCGTGGCTATCGGGCGATGGCGATGCCGGACGGAACCGGCACATTATATGTGCGGATTCCGGCTGACCGCTCGCCTCTTCGGAGAGAGGCGCGACCGGTGCAAGCACGTTGA
- the secA gene encoding preprotein translocase subunit SecA, protein MFGALAKSIFGSSNERYVKSLGRTVDRIASFEPTVQAMSDDELVAQTARFRERLAASETLDDLLPEAFATVREASIRVLGMRHFDVQMVGGIVLHRGEIAEMRTGEGKTLVATLATYLNALEGKGVHVVTVNDYLATRDCEWMGQVYRFLGLTTGVIVPNLSEDQRREAYAADITYATNNELGFDYLRDNMKFDRGSMVQRPFNYAIVDEVDSILIDEARTPLIISGPTDDKSELYVAVDQIVKQIVESDYEKDEKQRNVTLTEDGTEKIERMLEEAGLLQGANLYDFENTAVVHHVNQALRANVMFRRDIDYIVKDDKIVIIDEFTGRMMDGRRWSDGLHQAVEAKEGVQIEPENQTLASITFQNYFRMYPKLSGMTGTAATEATEFYEIYKMNVVTIPTNRPVQRVDEEDTFYKNQEDKFRGIARTIKEHQEKGQPVLVGTVSIEKSEMLSDFLTQEGVEHAVLNARFHEMEAHIVAQAGRKGAVTIATNMAGRGTDIKLGGNLEMRVEDELRDVPEGAEREAAIKRIEGEIEVEKQEVLDAGGLFVLATERHESRRIDNQLRGRSGRQGDPGLSRFYLSLDDDLMRIFGPDTMFAKMIRSNLEDGEALPPSRWLSKAIETAQKKVEARNYDIRKQVVEYDDVMNDQRKVIYEQRSDIMDADTVDDVVTDMRHETVNDLVGASCPPGTYPEQWDIERLKARTVEILGLEPDFDAWLAEDQVDPEMIEERLVALADEAVAAKVAELDAGDWHMIEKSILLQSLDHHWKEHLATLDALRQVVHLRAYAQKTPINEYKQEAFALFERMLENIREDVTGSIARVQFRMEQPPMEDFALPVLPDFITTHIDPFSGEDNSADIDAGQQGIITTAIPRAPVGGGQDGEFANLDISRNAPCPCGSGQKYKHCHGALA, encoded by the coding sequence ATGTTCGGCGCACTCGCCAAGTCCATCTTCGGATCGTCCAACGAACGCTATGTGAAATCGCTGGGCAGGACCGTCGACAGGATCGCCTCCTTCGAGCCGACGGTCCAGGCGATGAGCGACGACGAACTGGTGGCGCAGACGGCGCGCTTCCGCGAACGGCTGGCGGCGAGCGAGACGCTGGACGACCTGCTGCCCGAGGCCTTCGCAACCGTGCGGGAAGCGTCGATCCGGGTGCTGGGGATGCGCCATTTCGATGTGCAGATGGTCGGCGGCATCGTGCTCCATCGGGGCGAGATCGCCGAAATGCGCACAGGTGAGGGCAAGACGCTGGTCGCGACGCTCGCGACCTACCTCAATGCGCTGGAGGGGAAGGGCGTTCACGTCGTCACCGTGAACGATTATCTGGCGACCCGCGACTGTGAATGGATGGGTCAGGTCTACCGTTTTCTGGGCCTCACCACCGGCGTCATCGTGCCCAACCTGTCGGAAGACCAGCGACGCGAAGCCTATGCTGCCGACATCACCTATGCAACGAACAACGAACTCGGCTTCGACTATCTGCGCGACAATATGAAATTCGATCGCGGCTCGATGGTCCAGCGGCCCTTCAACTATGCGATCGTCGACGAGGTGGACTCGATCCTGATCGACGAAGCGCGCACGCCGCTCATCATTTCCGGTCCCACCGACGACAAGTCGGAGCTTTATGTCGCCGTCGATCAGATCGTGAAGCAGATCGTCGAAAGCGATTATGAGAAGGACGAGAAGCAGCGCAACGTCACGCTGACCGAAGACGGCACCGAGAAGATCGAGCGGATGCTGGAGGAAGCGGGCCTGCTTCAGGGCGCGAACCTTTACGACTTCGAAAATACCGCCGTCGTTCACCATGTGAACCAGGCGCTGCGCGCCAACGTCATGTTCCGCCGCGACATCGACTATATCGTCAAGGACGACAAGATCGTCATTATCGACGAATTCACCGGCCGCATGATGGACGGCCGCCGCTGGTCCGATGGCCTGCATCAGGCGGTGGAAGCCAAGGAAGGCGTCCAGATCGAGCCGGAGAACCAGACGCTCGCGTCCATCACCTTCCAGAATTATTTCCGCATGTATCCCAAACTGTCGGGCATGACGGGCACGGCCGCGACCGAGGCCACCGAATTTTACGAAATCTACAAGATGAATGTCGTCACCATCCCTACCAACAGGCCGGTGCAGCGGGTGGATGAGGAAGACACTTTCTACAAGAATCAGGAAGACAAGTTCCGCGGCATCGCGCGCACCATCAAGGAACATCAGGAAAAGGGGCAGCCTGTCCTCGTCGGCACTGTCTCCATCGAAAAATCGGAAATGCTGTCCGACTTCCTGACGCAGGAAGGGGTCGAGCATGCGGTTCTGAACGCCCGTTTTCACGAGATGGAAGCGCATATCGTCGCGCAGGCGGGCCGCAAGGGCGCGGTCACGATCGCCACGAACATGGCCGGGCGCGGCACCGACATCAAGCTGGGCGGCAACCTCGAAATGCGGGTCGAGGACGAACTGCGCGACGTGCCCGAGGGAGCCGAGCGCGAAGCGGCGATCAAACGGATCGAGGGGGAGATCGAAGTCGAGAAGCAGGAAGTTCTGGATGCGGGCGGCCTTTTCGTGCTCGCCACGGAACGGCATGAAAGCCGCCGCATCGACAACCAGCTTCGCGGCCGCTCAGGCCGTCAGGGCGATCCGGGCCTGTCGCGCTTCTACCTCAGCCTCGACGACGATCTGATGCGCATCTTCGGCCCGGACACGATGTTCGCCAAGATGATCCGCTCAAACCTCGAGGATGGCGAGGCGCTGCCGCCTTCGCGCTGGCTCAGCAAGGCCATCGAGACCGCGCAGAAGAAGGTCGAGGCGCGCAACTATGACATCCGCAAGCAGGTCGTCGAATATGACGATGTGATGAACGATCAGCGCAAGGTGATCTACGAACAGCGCAGCGACATCATGGACGCGGACACGGTCGACGATGTCGTCACCGACATGCGGCATGAAACGGTCAACGATCTGGTCGGCGCATCCTGCCCCCCCGGCACCTATCCCGAACAGTGGGACATCGAACGGCTGAAGGCCCGCACGGTTGAAATACTGGGCCTCGAACCGGACTTCGACGCGTGGCTCGCGGAGGATCAGGTCGATCCCGAAATGATCGAGGAAAGGCTCGTGGCCCTCGCCGACGAAGCCGTGGCCGCCAAGGTCGCCGAACTCGACGCTGGTGACTGGCACATGATCGAAAAGTCGATCCTGCTCCAGAGCCTCGACCATCACTGGAAAGAGCATCTGGCGACGCTCGACGCGCTGCGTCAGGTGGTGCATCTGCGCGCCTATGCGCAGAAAACGCCGATCAACGAATATAAGCAGGAAGCCTTCGCCCTGTTCGAACGCATGCTGGAAAATATCCGCGAGGATGTGACCGGCTCCATCGCCCGCGTCCAGTTCCGCATGGAGCAGCCGCCGATGGAGGATTTCGCGCTGCCCGTGCTGCCCGATTTCATCACGACGCACATCGACCCCTTCTCGGGCGAGGACAACAGCGCCGACATCGACGCGGGTCAGCAGGGCATCATCACCACAGCTATTCCTCGCGCACCTGTGGGCGGCGGACAGGACGGCGAGTTCGCCAACCTCGACATCAGCCGCAACGCGCCCTGCCCGTGCGGTTCGGGTCAGAAATACAAACACTGCCATGGCGCACTGGCCTGA
- a CDS encoding PilZ domain-containing protein, whose product MDHVSYRARTEQPRDNRSHADIDASLRWEEFQQPVTIRNISIYGALLIGGWLPPVGKKVTLVAGGLEIEGTVIWEGPDRCGLLLSHAVDPDAFIEDARLMQDTAPIITLQRVGQNRYA is encoded by the coding sequence TTGGATCATGTTTCCTATCGGGCGAGGACCGAACAGCCGCGGGACAACCGCAGCCATGCGGATATCGACGCATCTCTCCGTTGGGAGGAATTCCAGCAGCCGGTGACGATCCGCAATATCTCCATTTATGGCGCTCTGCTGATCGGCGGATGGCTGCCGCCGGTCGGCAAAAAGGTCACGCTGGTCGCGGGAGGGCTGGAGATAGAAGGCACCGTGATATGGGAAGGGCCGGACCGTTGCGGCCTGCTCCTGAGCCACGCGGTCGATCCCGATGCCTTCATCGAAGACGCCAGACTGATGCAGGACACAGCCCCGATCATCACCCTGCAACGCGTCGGCCAGAACCGCTACGCCTGA